A section of the Xiphias gladius isolate SHS-SW01 ecotype Sanya breed wild chromosome 10, ASM1685928v1, whole genome shotgun sequence genome encodes:
- the slc25a47b gene encoding solute carrier family 25 member 47-B isoform X2, with protein sequence MVGYPFDTVKVCGYYKGMMMTYRNSLWYLCKLLHGDPEARPAKCDIFLSGLTGGVAQVLLVPPADMVKVRLQCQRVGFSKFTEEARKPKYRGPIHCLRTIACEEGVLGLYKGALALALRDGPFFSTFLTSYHIICEQLSAQGLDQPGETKHNLPINYRRKSVLISIEKIR encoded by the exons ATGGTTGGGTACCCTTTTGACACAGTAAAG GTGTGTGGTTACTACAAGGGCATGATGATGACCTACAGGAATTCCCTCTGGTATCTCTGTAAATTACTGCATGGGGATCCTGAGGCCCGGCCCGCCAAGTGTGACATCTTCCTCTCAGGCCTGACTGGAGGAGTTGCACag gttTTACTGGTTCCCCCAGCTGACATGGTGAAAGTGCGTCTGCAGTGTCAGAGGGTTGGGTTTTCAAAATTCACAGAGGAGGCCCGAAAACCAAAGTACCGTGGCCCCATACACTGTCTGCGTACCATCGCCTGTGAAGAAGGAGTTCTGGGCCTCTACAAGGGAGCACTGGCTCTGGCTCTGAGAGATGGACCCTTCTTTTCCACCTTCCTCACCAGTTATCATATCATCTGTGAACAGCTGTCGGCCCAAGGACTGGACCAACCAGGTGAAACCAAACACAATTTACCTATAAATTATAGGAGAAAATCTGTTCTAATAAGTATTGAAAAGATTAGATAG
- the LOC120795296 gene encoding mitochondrial basic amino acids transporter, with amino-acid sequence MALDFAAGCIGGAAGVLVGHPFDTVKVRLQVQNVDKPLYRGTFHCFQSIVRQESAFGLYKGIGSPMMGLTFINAIVFGVQGNAMRNLSRDTPLNQFLAGASAGAIQCVICCPMELAKTRMQMQGTGEKKSKRKLYKNSLDCLVRIYKKEGIRGINRGMVTTLLRETPGFGVYFLTYDVLTRSLGCEPEDPYMIPKLLFAGGMSGIASWISTYPVDVIKSRLQADGVGGVNKYNGIMDCIRQSLQKEGWRVFTRGLTSTLLRAFPVNATTFATVTLFLMYMREGEECSIQDSEPQSVQLQPLQQQTQPSSM; translated from the exons ATGGCATTGGACTTCGCTGCGGGCTGTATAGGAG GTGCTGCTGGTGTTTTGGTTGGACATCCCTTTGACACTGTGAAG GTGCGGCTTCAAGTTCAAAATGTGGACAAACCTCTGTACCGTGGGACATTTCACTGCTTCCAATCCATCGTACGCCAGGAGTCG gCATTCGGTCTATACAAAGGCATTGGCTCTCCAATGATGGGGCTGACCTTCATCAATGCCATAGTTTTTGGTGTCCAGGGCAATGCCATGCGCAACCTCAGCCGCGACACACCGCTCAACCAGTTCCTGGCCGGAGCCTCTGCTGGAGCCATCCAGTGTGTCATCTGCTGCCCAATGGAGCTGGCCAAGACACGGATGCAGATGCAAGGGACTGGAGAGAAGAAGTCTAAGAGGAAGCTGTATAAGAACTCCCTGGACTGTTTGGTAAGAATCTACAAGAAGGAGGGAATCCGGGGTATCAACCGCGGCATGGTGACCACCCTGCTGCGTGAGACACCTGGTTTTGGCGTGTACTTTCTCACGTATGACGTGTTGACACGCTCCCTTGGCTGTGAGCCAGAAGACCCTTACATGATCCCCAAGCTGTTGTTTGCCGGCGGAATGTCCGGCATCGCGTCCTGGATCTCCACCTATCCCGTGGATGTGATCAAGTCGCGTCTGCAGGCAGATGGGGTCGGCGGTGTCAACAAGTATAACGGCATTATGGACTGTATCAGACAGAGCTTGCAGAAGGAGGGGTGGAGGGTGTTCACGCGTGGACTCACGTCGACCTTGCTCCGTGCATTTCCAGTGAATGCCACCACATTTGCCACTGTGACTCTGTTTTTAATGTACATGCGTGAGGGAGAAGAGTGTAGCATTCAGGACTCTGAGCCACAGTCCGTCCAGCTGCAGCCTCTGCAGCAACAGACACAGCCATCCAGCATGTAA
- the slc25a47b gene encoding solute carrier family 25 member 47-B isoform X3 — MLVCAGAFGVMVGYPFDTVKVCGYYKGMMMTYRNSLWYLCKLLHGDPEARPAKCDIFLSGLTGGVAQVLLVPPADMVKVRLQCQRVGFSKFTEEARKPKYRGPIHCLRTIACEEGVLGLYKGALALALRDGPFFSTFLTSYHIICEQLSAQGLDQPESGGR; from the exons atgcttgtgtgtgcagGGGCATTCGGTGTGATGGTTGGGTACCCTTTTGACACAGTAAAG GTGTGTGGTTACTACAAGGGCATGATGATGACCTACAGGAATTCCCTCTGGTATCTCTGTAAATTACTGCATGGGGATCCTGAGGCCCGGCCCGCCAAGTGTGACATCTTCCTCTCAGGCCTGACTGGAGGAGTTGCACag gttTTACTGGTTCCCCCAGCTGACATGGTGAAAGTGCGTCTGCAGTGTCAGAGGGTTGGGTTTTCAAAATTCACAGAGGAGGCCCGAAAACCAAAGTACCGTGGCCCCATACACTGTCTGCGTACCATCGCCTGTGAAGAAGGAGTTCTGGGCCTCTACAAGGGAGCACTGGCTCTGGCTCTGAGAGATGGACCCTTCTTTTCCACCTTCCTCACCAGTTATCATATCATCTGTGAACAGCTGTCGGCCCAAGGACTGGACCAACCAG AGTCCGGCGGCAGATAA
- the slc25a47b gene encoding solute carrier family 25 member 47-B isoform X1 yields the protein MLVCAGAFGVMVGYPFDTVKVCGYYKGMMMTYRNSLWYLCKLLHGDPEARPAKCDIFLSGLTGGVAQVLLVPPADMVKVRLQCQRVGFSKFTEEARKPKYRGPIHCLRTIACEEGVLGLYKGALALALRDGPFFSTFLTSYHIICEQLSAQGLDQPGETKHNLPINYRRKSVLISIEKIR from the exons atgcttgtgtgtgcagGGGCATTCGGTGTGATGGTTGGGTACCCTTTTGACACAGTAAAG GTGTGTGGTTACTACAAGGGCATGATGATGACCTACAGGAATTCCCTCTGGTATCTCTGTAAATTACTGCATGGGGATCCTGAGGCCCGGCCCGCCAAGTGTGACATCTTCCTCTCAGGCCTGACTGGAGGAGTTGCACag gttTTACTGGTTCCCCCAGCTGACATGGTGAAAGTGCGTCTGCAGTGTCAGAGGGTTGGGTTTTCAAAATTCACAGAGGAGGCCCGAAAACCAAAGTACCGTGGCCCCATACACTGTCTGCGTACCATCGCCTGTGAAGAAGGAGTTCTGGGCCTCTACAAGGGAGCACTGGCTCTGGCTCTGAGAGATGGACCCTTCTTTTCCACCTTCCTCACCAGTTATCATATCATCTGTGAACAGCTGTCGGCCCAAGGACTGGACCAACCAGGTGAAACCAAACACAATTTACCTATAAATTATAGGAGAAAATCTGTTCTAATAAGTATTGAAAAGATTAGATAG